The Fulvia fulva chromosome 11, complete sequence genome segment ACGAGAGGAGTGGGCGATTATATCAATACAGGCATCGATTCGGGAAATGCTGGCGTTAGTTCGACAGCACCACCGCGGCAGACGAATGCTGCGAGTAAGGACGAGGGAATCAGTTGGGAGTTGGTGTTTTGGGCGGTGACGAGTGTTTTGGCGGGATTGCATTGGTGAGCGTCACCAGCATGTGGGATAATCGTAATGGAAATTGTTCCACGACCTTCTTCCGCGAACCTATAACTTCCTCTCGCAATGACCACAGGCCTCACGGAGCGAGTACTGAAGCACCTCCGACTGCACACAACGCACCAGACCTCTCACTCACCCGCCCTCCCACACCTCAGCCCCAAAAGCCCCACCAGTAAAACTCCTCACAACAACCTTCCTCCTCCCCCACCTCTTCACCGGCATCCTATCAACCACCATCCTAAACCTCGCCACATTACTCCCTCCAGCTTCATTCACCTTCATCCTCACCTTTCCCTTCCTTCCCGTCGAGCTCTTGACATCCTCATCTCCATCCCCGTACCCGAGCCCATCCCCCCTCCCACCAGGACGCGAGTAATACCCATTCTCCTTCCTCGCCTTCTCAAACGCAGCCTTGAAAATCTCCCGCTGGACGTTATTCCGATTCGCGACGATTGTGATGGCTGTGGAGACTTTTTGGTGGAGTTGGCGGGTCGTTATTGGTGGGAGGGGTGGGTCTAACCCTGTTGTAGAGGTGATTTCTGCGCGGGATCTAGACCAGCAATTAGCATGGCGGTTTGAGAGCCGTAGGGGGGTATTTGATACGAACTTATTTATAACCTCAAGGGCTTCTTCACGGGTGTATTGACTCGCTACGATGAGCATTGCGTCGTTGCGGATGTCGTCCCAGTCGCGGGTGAGGATGGTGTCGGCGGATGAGGTGGTGTTGAGGTAGGAGGAGAGGGGTGGGGCGCTTGGGTCTGTGGATGCTTTGGCGCGGTTGTTGAGGGGTGAGGAGTAGGGCATGGAGGAGAGTGGGGAGGTCGGTGGTGCGGTGCTGGAGGTGGTCGGATGTTCGAAGCGCTCGGGAGTTTGGACGTGGTGGCGGCCTTGTTGCGGTCCTGCATCGGAGACGCGGGTTGGGAGCATGGCGTTGGCGTTGGCGTTGGTGATCTTGGTGTTGATGGGCGCCATGATTCGAGTGATGCAGTATGGGGCTAATGCATAGTAATGTACTCGCTGGAGTGAACAGTGGCCGAGTTGGTTTATGTGAGCTTTCAGCAAGCGAAGTGGAGAATCCTAGAACGTTCGGGCACTTTTGCCGAAAGTGAATGCAGAGGTGAGCATGTGTCGCTAGCATGTTCCAGCTTTCGTAACACTTGCGATACACTTCTCCGAACTTCATGAAGTTCACTTGAAGGGCAAAAAGAACAGTCGCCCATGATTCACCAACTAAAGATTCACATCACCATTGGGACAAAGTCAACCATTTGAACCAGGTGATGCCGTGCCTGCGCAGCACACGACCATTCTCGGGATCATGCGCCCTACCACTACACCATGGACGACTGTCGAAGTACAGCTTATTCTAAACTCAATATCAAAGCTCAATTCGCCGCCCATGCCGCACGAAGTCTCAGTCCGATCGAAAGTGCAAAAAGGATAATCACCCATGATATAGCGACGACAGAAGTCGCAGAAGACCAAGGACCTTCTTGAACAGGTCAATACACTTCTCCAACAGCCTGTTAAGCACAACCTCAATGACACGAAGTCGCGCTCTGCCACTACACCATGAGCGACTGTCGAAGGCTGGCACATTTCAAATGCTTTATCTAGTGCCACTCTATCTCTCCTGCGCCTCTCCGAAGCAGCGAAGTCTGCCGATTCAAATTGAGCAACCGTCCTCTTCCAAGCAGAATGTCCCGCAAGACAATACTCGCAGCTCGAACGTCCAGACAGTACACCTACATCCGCGTTCCAGCCTGGTCGAAAGCATCACTTCACGCCAACACTCGGTCAAAAGACGCAAGGCATGTGTTGTGCATGGGTTACATCCTCTGTACCCTGATCAAAACCCTGCTATGCATCAAAAGCTGGAATCTTTCCGGCATCGCAGTAAACTTCGTAATCCCATCATGGTCACCGAACACAACCTACACATAGCACCAAGATCACCGTCCGCATGGCTGATCTGGTCCAACGGCAAGATCCTCACTTTCCTGGGCAACTCCCGGCGGTGTGAGGGATGCGGGTTCGAGTCCCGCGGTCAGCATCATTATCACCTGAGATCGGCTTCCTCGCCATCTTGGTCGCTTTTTGGCCATTACCAAAGAGATAACATCTGCGCGCGCAAGGAGTGCTACTCCCGGAAACTCGGTTCTTTTGAGTCGGCTTTCGAGCGTTCCTCGATGAAGCACATGACAAAGCTCTCACGTTCTGCTGGGGTAGGCTTCAAGTTTGGTATCTCTGCTATGACATGCTAGTTCGGCGGCCACTTCCCAGGCGCACTCACAACAGTTCTCGAGAACGTCGCACTAAGCTTGCCTTCCTTCTCCATCGCTCGTTTCCGCTGCGCTGCGGTGATGCCGGCTCGATCTGTCACTGGTGCAGCGTTCATTATGTTGTCGAATTCGTCGTCGTCACCACCAACATCGGAACCAGATTCAGCATCTGAATCTTCTGGCAGTTGTGGCTTTGCAGGCTCTGAGGGTCGTGATATTCGTTCGGGCGCTGTTCGATCTTCTTCCGTTGCTGAGGGTTTGCTGGGGTTTGCGAATGGCTTCGATGCCAGTACGCGACTGCGGAGATACGCCATTTCTTCTTCGTCATCGTCGTCCGGCGGTAGATCGTATGGGTCTCGCTCGTCGTCTTCGCTCTCTCCGTCAGATGGGTTGCCGTGCACCTTTGGCTGCTCACCAGGTTTCGGTCCACCAAGCTGTATGCCGCCGAGACTGCTGGCGTCACTGTCGCCATCCTCTTCATCACTGCCACCCTCATCATCCGAACCCTCAAGATCATTGCCCACGACCGGCTGCCGTCTGTTCATGTTGCCTCCCCTCCATGCATCATCCTTGTTGTCTTCTCTTGCCTCACGATCCTCCTTCCACTCATTCTCGATCTTCGCTAACCAATCCTCTTCCGCCTTCTTGACCTCCTCTTCGTCCTTGCAAGCCGCATATCGTTCCAACACCTCTTCGTTGATGTCCAGAAAGCTCTGCCCGTAACTGAAAGTGCTCAACATCTCCTCAGCCCACTCTAACCTTCCACATATCGCGAAACACGCAGCCAGAGCCTCGACGCAATTCAACCTCCACGGCTTGCCGTAATTCGTCGGGTTCGCAGCAATGAGGTATGGCAAGAGTCGCGGATTGGGTCCACCAATCTTACTGAACGGCACTTCCTCAATCCTCTTCCAGCTCGCTTCCACCACTGCTGCTCCATACTGCTCCAAGATCTCGCGGTCTGCCGGTGAACACAGGATCTTCGCCTTGGGTGACACGACAATACCGGAATGCTTTTGCCCCACGTGCAGCTCTCTCATCAGACCCAGTCGCATCAGCCTCTTTCCAGAGCATCTCTTGGCATCGCAGTGGTTTAAGTCCCAGGCAGCTGCTTTGAAAGGTGGTCGTTTGTTGCCACCCATGCCATTCTCGCGGTCGGGGTGGGTGTGTTGTGCCTGTGTCCTGTTGGCGCCTTTCTTGCCTTTGCTGGAGAAGTCTTTCTTGTGGCGGACCATTTTGAGTATTGTATGGGGTGCGCAGTGTGTCTAGGTGAGAGTGTACGATGAAGACCGGAATGGAGTAGTGGTGATGTCTGGACAATTTAATGGTTGACGCAGGGCTCATGGGTACGTCACTGCCGCCGACGGGTACTGCCGCAGCTCAAGCGAATGTCCCACCTGAGACCTCCAGCTGCACTGCCCAATGCTGATGACAACTTGATTGTTGACATTCACTTACGACATATCACATGAAGATCACCAATACCTGCCGGTAACACCCTCGCGATCATATCCGTCCAGCAAATTGCGCCACCCCCGGGGCAGGTAGACCCATACCCGACTCCAAGCTCACAGCCACCGCTACCATGGAAGCCGCTTCAGCACGATATGCGACCCGCGATCGCTTCGCATACCCGACCGAGCCAGCGTCAACACCACTTCAGCGATATATCCAGAATGCCTGCAGTCCGGAGAACTTTGAGCCAAATCTGGCATTATCCCTCGAGATCGCCGACTTGATCAATGCGAAGCAAGGCAGCGCTCCGCGGGAGGCAGCAGTCGCCATAGTCGGCTATATCAACCACAGGAATCCGAACGTCTCGCTACTAGCACTTTCACTCCTTGACATATGTGTGAAGAACTGCGGATATCCCTTCCAGCTGCAGATCAGCACCAAGGAGTTCCTCAACGAGCTAGTCCGACGCTTCCCAGAACGACCGCCCATACGGTTGACGAGGGTGCAGCAGAAGATCTTGGAGCTGATCCAAGAATGGAGGCAGACGATATGCGAGACATCAAAGTACAAGGAGGATCTGGGCTTCATCAGGGATATGCACAGGCTGCTGCATTACAAAGGGTACCAGTTCCCACAAGTAAGGAGAGAAGATGCCGCTGTTCTTAATCCCAGTGACAACCTGCGAAGCGCCGAGGAGATGGAAAAGGAGGAACGAGCAGCACAGTCAGCGAAGTTGCAAGAGCTGATCCGACGAGGTACACCGCATGACCTGCAGGAAGCGAACAAGCTTATGAAGGTTATGGCTGGATACGACACACGGCATAAGACCGACTACCGAGCAAAGGCTGCGGAGGAAGTAGGCAGGATCCAGCAAAAGGCAAGGCTGCTAGAAGAGATGATGCAAGATGTCAAGCCTGGCGATGAGATCAAGGATGGTGATGTCTTTGAGGAACTAGCCAACTCTCTCGCATCAGCACATCCCAAGATCCAAAGGATGTGTGAAGAAGAGTCGGACGATCACGAAGCCGTTGCCAAGCTGCTCAGCATTAACGATTCGATACACAGGACGATGGAGCGGTACAAGCTCATGAAGAAGGGTGATGTTGCTGGAGCGAATGCTATCCAGGCAGGAACGCTGGGAATCAGTGGAGCTGGCGTGAAGCAGGGTGAAGGAGGCGAGCTGTCTTTGATCGACTTTGGTGGACCAGAAGATAGTGCTGCGCCAGCAGAAGCACCCGCACAATCGAGTAGTTCTGCGCCGGCGCCTCCACCAAAAGCTGGCAATGCATTAGAAGATGATCTTCTCGGCCTGAACATGGGCGATGGCAACTTTGGCTCCGGTGGCGGGATCTCGCTTGGTGGATCGTCAAATGGCAACGTGGACATCATGGCACAATTCTCACAGCCATCGCAACCCGCAAACTCGATCTTCAACACTCAGCCGAGGGCATCACCTGCAATGCCACAGCCATCGAGCGCCAGTCTTTTGGGTTCTGGATTCCAGGCACCGACCAAGCCAGCATCGCCATTACCCTCGTCTCTTCAGCAGCAAGCTCAACATCCGACAAAGAAGTCGGATCCTTTCGCAGCTCTTGCGACGCCACCCCGGCAGTCTTCGCCCTTCCAACATACACCATCTAGATCACCTGCGCCGCCCGCATACCAATCTTCATCACAGCCGGTCGATTTGCTTGGCATGGGCAGCAGCAATGGCACATCGGCGCCTGCGCCCGCTGCGGCATCCCACGATGACGAGTGGGAGTTCAGCTCCGCACTTCCAGATCAACCTACCGAGATCACTGTCACCAACAGCACCATCAAAACTGTCTTTGCCGTATCTCGAGCGAACGACAACGAGATCACGATTCACAGTCGCATCTCAAACAATGGGCAGCAGGCGATCGACAATCTGACCTTTCAGCTCGCTGTGACAAAGGTACGTTGTCCATACCTCCAAACACCTCCCTTTTACTAATCTCATATAGGGCTATACCCTTGAACTCCAACCACAATCAGGCCGCTCACTATCGCCCAGACAGCAGAACGGCATCACACAGACCATCAGATTACATGGTGCGGAGCGAGGGAAAGGGACGTCCGTTAAACTGCGGTGGCGTGCGTCGTATGTCTTCGCTGGAGCCCAGCAGGTTCAGCATGAGCAAGGCGAGATCAACGGGTTGGGTGTGTCGTAGCGGGCTGGAGAAGATAGACGGGACATGGAAAATGTTTCAGATGATCTCCAATAATTTCTTCTCGTAGGCTGATTGTCACAGATATGACGACTCACGCAGTCGAGGAGTAAGTTCGATGGCTGTACCGGCGTAAATCTCCCGACAGTGGCTGAGATATACCACCACGAGCTCAGAGTCGTTCCACGACAGGGCCGTGGCGGACCTTCGGTGTATACTCCTCGATCTGTGGATGACGAGCAGCATTTCTTGGGCCAATCCAAAGGGGGCCGTGGCCACCTTGATCGTGGCTAAGGCGTTTAATGAGATTTTGAGGGAAAGTTGAATTATGTATGCCTCCCCAGTGCAGTAGCTTCTATCGAAAGAAAATGCTGAAACAACGGGTTTTCATTGGAGGGATTCGTTGCGTATCTCGTGAACGCTAACAGAAAGTAAGAAGAACCTGGAAACGCCTGTCTAACCCAATTTCAGCTTCATTCATGCGTTTGAACCACTGATGGTATCCTCCTTATCACGGCCGTTGACTTTATCATCAAGATTGTAGCTGTGCTCGCCCCCACACTGCTCGTCCGTTCGTGCCCCTGGACTACTTACTCATGATAATCCTGATCCCGCGGATTCGGATCATTGTCCGCGTCGCCGTAGGTGTAGGGGTAGTTGTAGTTGTAATTGCCTCCTCCCGCCTCATCGTTCTCTGCCGCACCTCCCTCCTCCACCTCACCGTCTCCCATCGCTTCGGGCACCTGATTCGCAGGCATAGCCAGCTCCCCCATCGGCTCGAACTGCTCCATTCCCACGCTCGGCTCACCGACATCACGCGCCTCTGCTCCCGGGTCAGGTCGCTCCGCCACCCAGGAGGGCTTACCACCGCCCATGTTGCGCGCCCCTGCTCCCGGATCAGGTCGCTCCGCCGCCCAGGAGGGCTTGCCACCGCCCTGCACAGCTGTCTTTGTAGGTCCCCGCCGCTTCGTCTCGCGAGGGATGCATTCGTCTGCCTGCCGGCC includes the following:
- a CDS encoding 18S rRNA aminocarboxypropyltransferase gives rise to the protein MVRHKKDFSSKGKKGANRTQAQHTHPDRENGMGGNKRPPFKAAAWDLNHCDAKRCSGKRLMRLGLMRELHVGQKHSGIVVSPKAKILCSPADREILEQYGAAVVEASWKRIEEVPFSKIGGPNPRLLPYLIAANPTNYGKPWRLNCVEALAACFAICGRLEWAEEMLSTFSYGQSFLDINEEVLERYAACKDEEEVKKAEEDWLAKIENEWKEDREAREDNKDDAWRGGNMNRRQPVVGNDLEGSDDEGGSDEEDGDSDASSLGGIQLGGPKPGEQPKVHGNPSDGESEDDERDPYDLPPDDDDEEEMAYLRSRVLASKPFANPSKPSATEEDRTAPERISRPSEPAKPQLPEDSDAESGSDVGGDDDEFDNIMNAAPVTDRAGITAAQRKRAMEKEGKLSATFSRTVVSAPGKWPPN
- a CDS encoding putative ADP-ribosylation factor-binding protein, which gives rise to MEAASARYATRDRFAYPTEPASTPLQRYIQNACSPENFEPNLALSLEIADLINAKQGSAPREAAVAIVGYINHRNPNVSLLALSLLDICVKNCGYPFQLQISTKEFLNELVRRFPERPPIRLTRVQQKILELIQEWRQTICETSKYKEDLGFIRDMHRLLHYKGYQFPQVRREDAAVLNPSDNLRSAEEMEKEERAAQSAKLQELIRRGTPHDLQEANKLMKVMAGYDTRHKTDYRAKAAEEVGRIQQKARLLEEMMQDVKPGDEIKDGDVFEELANSLASAHPKIQRMCEEESDDHEAVAKLLSINDSIHRTMERYKLMKKGDVAGANAIQAGTLGISGAGVKQGEGGELSLIDFGGPEDSAAPAEAPAQSSSSAPAPPPKAGNALEDDLLGLNMGDGNFGSGGGISLGGSSNGNVDIMAQFSQPSQPANSIFNTQPRASPAMPQPSSASLLGSGFQAPTKPASPLPSSLQQQAQHPTKKSDPFAALATPPRQSSPFQHTPSRSPAPPAYQSSSQPVDLLGMGSSNGTSAPAPAAASHDDEWEFSSALPDQPTEITVTNSTIKTVFAVSRANDNEITIHSRISNNGQQAIDNLTFQLAVTKGYTLELQPQSGRSLSPRQQNGITQTIRLHGAERGKGTSVKLRWRASYVFAGAQQVQHEQGEINGLGVS